acactcaattagtatttggtagcattgcctttaaattgtttaacttgggtcaaacgttttaggtagcctcccacaggcttcccacaataagttgggtgaatttcagCCCATTCccacctgagagagctggtgtaactgagtcaggtttgtaggcctccttgctcgcacacgctttttcaatactgcccacacattttctatgggattgaggtcagggctttgtgatggccactccaataccttgactttgttgtccttaagccattttgccacaactttggaagtatgcttggggtcattgtccatttggaagacccatttgcgaccaagctttaaattaacttcctgactgatgtcttgagatgttgcttcaatatatccacatcattttccttcctcatgaagccatctattttgtgaagtgcaccagtccctcctgcagcaaagcccccccacaacttgatgctgccacccccgtgcttcaaggttgggatggtgtttggaaattgctctcaaggatgaaccagacttgtggaggtctacaattctttttcagaggtcttggctgatttcttttgattttcccatgatgtcaagcaaagaggcactgagtttgaaggtaggctgccacgccctgaccttagagagacgttttatttctctatttggttaggtcagggtgtgatttgggtggtcattctatgttttctatttctttgtttttggccgagtgtggttcccaatcagaggcagctgtctatcgttgtctctgattgggaatcatacttaggcagcctttttcccacctaatgttgtgggtaattatttattttctgtgtgtgtttgtgtgcgccacggttgcGTCACGTTCGCTTCACGTTCGGTTGCTGTTTGCCTGTTTTTTTTGTGAATGTTTCACTCCTATTAAAAAATGTGGAATTACATGCATGCTGCGCCTTGGTTCATCTATGACATTGAGTTTGAAGACAGTGAACGTgacagtaggccttgaaatacatccacaggtacacctccaagtgACTCaaattgatgtcaattagcttatcagaagcttctaaagccatgacataattttctggaattttccaagctgtttaaaggcacagtcaacttagtgtatgtaaacttctgacccaatggaattgtgatacagtgaattataagtgaaataaactgtaaacaattgttgggaaaattacttgtgtcatacctAACCGatatgccaaaactatagtttgttattaacaagaaatgtgtggagtggttgaaaaacgagttttaatgactccaaccaagtgcatgtaaactttcgacttcaactgtaggtgtggTTCATAATAATGGTTCTTTACCTGTTGTACTGCAGCCAGGTTTTGTAGCTGGGCACTGTTGATCTGTTGCTGCAGCATTAGCTGCTGGAAGTACTGCGCTGCGTTGGGCTGCCTCTGCAGCGCCTGAAGGGCCTTCAGTTGCACAAGATAGAACACAGGGAGAGGGAATAATGACATTGCACTGTCAATAACCTGCAGGTTGATATACGATGGCTTGCACAGTGATAATGAGACAACCATGCTACAGGCAAGGATTACAGATGATCCTGTGTGACTATGAGTACAATTTGTGATTGCCATGTCAGAAAAAGGCATAGACAATACATAATATTCCCATTCATATGCATACACACCTgtgcacacgcacacccacacgtACTGACCTGCACAGCCTGTCTCTCGTACAGGGACATGGAGTTCATTGGAGAGGGGCGGGAGTTCACTCCTGATGGAGTGGTTCCATTGGTAGAGCCCTGGTTTTGGTCCCCATCTGTCTCCATCACTGAGGAAAAGAGAGAAGCTTTCAATCAAATGCTGCCAAGAAAACAATGTCAAAAGAACTAGCTATCAGTCACTGGTGGAAGGTAAAATATTATTCACACTACAGCTTTGTGGAGCTGTAAGGTGTGGAATATATCTGTCATGCCTGGATAACTAACATCTGTATTTACATGTTGACAAGATTGTATCTATCAATCAAGAATGCCATTCCTCCGTTCACTCCTTCACGTGACTGCTTGCAAACATTTGATTGTCATGCAACATATTTCCAATACATCCTAAACTAGTAATACATGCATTATTAGTCGCTTGCAAGGTAAAACATTATAAGATTATTATAAGCTGTCCACATTTTATGCAGCTCACTTGTTTCACTATAATTAAAAGCAAGTTGAGTGCTGCTAGCTAGTACagtagttaactagctagctacagtaactaGTTGCAGACAGTGCTAGCACAaaagctagctactgtaactagctagctacccatGAGCACGGTATGCTGCAAATCCCTTGCTCACCGTGGACGTTGTTGTATTGCCACCTATGTTTCTATCTCGACTTCAATGCGTAGCAGTATGCAACAATTCCTTTTGCACGACGATATTACAGTACATTCAATTGGGTTGTTGACAGTTTGCATAAATTTGGGTGGAGGACAACGCCTCCTTCTGATGTTTTGTCGTTTTCCGGCGCAATGGAATGACGGCGCACGTAGGTCGCCTGCCAAAATGTGTAACAACAACATAGTTATTACAACGTAATATCTACCTGCCATAGAACACGGTTAATATTACACGGTTAATATGTAATTCATTGCGACAATGTATGTGATGCTTCCTGTTACATTGTAGCTGCATCATGAAATAATAATTCGAACAGCATTGTGCATCCGTACAATTAATTTGATTACCCCAATTGTGTGACCATACAAACATTTTCCAGAAATCATTGTTTCACGTATGTAAAATGAGCAAAACCGTTTTACCTTCTAGTTAACTTAGATTCGTTTATAAGTAAAGCTACCATtacatttctattttattttaaaacGAGGTTAAACAATGTACTTACTTTGGCCACTTTCTTTCCTTCGAAGCTTCAAGGTCTAAACCTGTCACTCAAAATGGTCTCTGTCAACATCACCTAATCCCAAATCATGTTGAAAGACTATGTCCAGATGAAGTACACAAACAAACAACCAGGAATTGCTGTTTGTAATGCCACCTGGTGGATGTAAATTAGGTTAATAAAGCAAAACGCTGACTTTGTACTTGCCAACGATAGTATCAGGAGGTATCAAaggctgtgttgtgtgtttgttagaTGTGGGATATTTTATTTAACATTGTATTCATATATACAAACATAAGTGAAACGAATACATGTAACATATGAGGGTGCATGATTGCTGTTAGTTTGTTGTAATGTTTCATTTTCTCAAAAGCTATTGTATAGCCAGATTTATACTGTTTGTGTGATACATTTTCCCAATACAGGACAATTATCAAATGGATTCAAAAGTGTGTTTTTCTGCACTTTGCATGATCTTGAAATATTAATTTGACCATATTTTTAAAATTAAATACCAACATGgattatttcatacattttaatTTCAATTGTTTATGGCAGAGACTATAGACATTGCTTAAATGCCctttgtttggtgcctaatggaGAATAAGAGTAAAAGACTTTAGAAGCAGGAAGAATGTGTTCACAGACACATACGGTACACATTAGCTGAAAGGTGCTGAAGAAGAGGCGCAAATAAACAGCAGAAACATGGACCTCATAAACACGATCACTCAAAGCAAACGGAAGGCCATGAAACAAAGGCCATGGACAAAATCGACATAATAGCAATACCAACAGCATGGGTAAAACCCCATTTCAAAACAACATGGCTTTCTGAAGTCAATTGGAATAGATCTCTGTGACAATACAGGATACAAtcctaaaaaaatacaaataaacacttTTTTTAGACACACACTGAGGACACCATAAGGTGTATACTAAGCAAGTGGATGGCAAGTGGAAagtggaagagggggagggtGAGGGAAGCACTGTTGTGGAGCAGTGGTAAGGAAACTGGTTTTATTTCCAGTGTATATTTTGACATAAATAATACTTTAACCACAAAGTGAATAGAGCAATTGTGTCTCAATGCTTCAGCGTATTACTAGGAAACAAATCTAAATAGTTGTTCACTCATTGGACGATGGGCACCCCATAAGTCAGAACAAGCACACATTCAACATATAAATATTATTTCTGAAATACATATTTACAAATAAATACTCTCCTTACTGTGTACAGTAAGTGAATGTGCATATGGTAGCTGGGTATGGTTCAGTTATACAGTATTGCAGTCTTGTTAACAGTAGTGAGGGAGTGCAGCCACTGAATAACGTTTTCTCCTAAGAGTAGAGGTCAACTACTGAACACTACCATCAAAGGAATGTATTTTCCCCAGTGCAACACATATCATATATCCACCATATATTATATCAATACGGAACAAAGCCATGACCCTGTGTCATCTTTCTGAGCAAAATAAATAGTGATTGCGCTTGGAGCAAAATTTACTACATATCATTTACACAaccacaaaaaaataaacatttatcgACTATATCTATACAATGAAATCTTTAAACAAATTactatttttaaaaatgttccaCATGGTAATTGTCAGACAAATGGTCACAAAGTAGAGTAATTAAAAAGCAATTTTGCACAAATCCTCACATTTGGTCACAACTAAACTCCTATTGTGGTATTTCAAATCCACATTGAATAAACAACCGTCACAATTatattccttttattttttttactgaatGCTCTCACTGCAGAAAAATTCAAAATTGCACTCAATGCAATAGAGTCCTTTGTTCTCTATGGTTGATTCTAATCGAATCCAAGTTCATAACATCACAACACGTATCATAATCTATTATAATCTAATATCCAAAATTACTATCTTTATTAATGTTACCCATCCTTTATATAAAGTTTCATCCTTTTTAATTTGAAACCTCTATTGCAGTCGCCTTAGTCAATATAGTTAAATGCAATTCTACGCTATCCTAAAGTATTTTTCTAATAGGCTAGCTGTAAAATCACTCCCCCAGGTAAATATTTATCAAATGATTACTTATGTTAATTAATTTGCCTTAAAGTGCTTTTTAAAGAGTATATTAGCTATTGCTGAGTTTTAATTGATTTCTATTTGGTTAATACGGTGCAGCTTAAGTTAAAGTGAAAGATGTACTCTCTTACTTCATCAAACATCCAAATGTGATTCTTTATCAGTGGATTCTTACATTGAATATAGGGTAAAAGCATATCATTTTGATCACGAATATAGCTGTTGAAAGAAAATGCCATGTGTGATCATTCTGGGATTATTGGGTTATTTAAAAAAGCCATTTCTAAACCAAGAAAGCAAACCAATGCAATTGACCCTAATCTACAGTTTTACTATTAAAACTACTATTAACCAGAAACACTATTGAGGTTGTTTGTTTTGACTAGGCCCAATTTGCTCTTCAAATTATGAtgcactcagtaaaaggcaaaacAATTCAATAATAGTTTTGACCTATAAATTGAGAACACTTCCAAAAAGATATTACACATGAAAGAAAGAAATCCTAGCTACCGTATTCCACCAAAATATGTGTGCGTTGTGGCTTTCCATGTACACGAAAAGTATATTTCCCGTCACCTCAATCACTCGTCCCCATGTACCTGAACTCCCAAAGAATTAAGCTTGTATCTGTTTTTGAACCTGCTGACCCCAAACACCTGACATTTAACCCTCGACCTGACACAGGGTTCTACAAGCTCGCCTGTACAGTTGAGATGGACTTATCCTCTGCTGCTGCCGCTCCCACCAATGGGACCTTCTCCTTGATGGGCGAGGCAGGAAGTGTTACGCTGCTACTAGTGGGAGGAGCTTCCACAGAGGTGGTGGGGGGCGGGGGGGCCCCGCCAAACTCGCGGGCGATCTCGTCAAAGGTCTTGCCCTTTGTTTCTGGGACTTTGATGAAGgtgaagatgaagaagaagatgagTAAGATCATGAAGATGATAAAGACGTATGGCCCGCACAGCTCCTACAGAATtacaaacaaagagagagaaaaagagtggaAGTCTAATTATTCTAATGATTCACTGTATGACTATGTGAAGTGTTTACTTAAGTGAAAGTTAGGATTCTCCCCTAATGGGAAACCTAGAGAAACCTCTCACACCTCCAGTTTGGGGAAGCTGACTCCCACCAGGAAGTTGGCGGTCCAGTTGCAGCAGCCGGCCACGGCTATGGCGGCCGGCCGCGGACCCTGGGAGAAGAGCTCTGCCACTATGAACCATGGGATAGGTCCAGGCCCCATCTCAAACATGGCCACGAACAGAAACACTGCCCCGATGCTCAGGTAGCTCAGAGACGAGTAGCCCTTCTactcagagggagggagggaggtaaggaaggaagaaagaaaggaagggagggagatagagagaaaggagatGGAGATTGTCATCAATAATAGCAATGAAACTGAATTACTGTAATTAATGACATATCTGTTATGTTGAATGACAACCAATAGAAACTGACACCCACCAACAGGAGGGCAATAGTCATGAGCAGGGCACTGATGGCCATTCCGGCCAATCCGACGAGATGCAAAGTCCTTCGTCCCACCCTCTCGACCAGGAAGAGCTGACAAAAACAGAGAAAGAAGTTACCTTACAGTAACATACATTACATTCACATAAAAACTCAATAAACACTACTGTAATACATGCAGCATGTTATACTTACAGATACCACTGTAAAGACAGTGTTAACAGCTCCTGCTCCAATAGTGGCGTAAATGGGTTGGGTGACACCGGCTGACTCAAAGATACCAGTTGAATAGTAGAACACCTGAACAGGGTTGGGGGAGGGAGACAATATGATTATGTTCTTGATCTGCAGCAAAGCCATGATCTATGAATAGGTAGCCACATCTTATCAAAGTGGTCTTTTTATCACACTGTTACACTATGGAGTTGCCGTACGCCCGTTAAATCATGTTTAATCCATTGAATAATACAAACAAATCTCCCAAACATGCAATCATTGAGAATAGAAGGCAGGTTGAATGCACCTGCCATTCAACTATGCATAGGCCGCTGCAGTTTCTCTCTGTATGAAGGTCGGGTCACCTTCATAAGGGCACACCGTAGCAGATagtctctgtctctgctttttTCTGCTGTTTCGGGCCTAGTGAATACGACCCTGTATTGTTAGGCTGTCCTCTGAGATATCCTTGGTGGCACTTAAACGAATTAGAATGTGTTTGTACTGTGGCCCCCTGGGAGTCATAGTTCACTCACAGCATTGATTCCGGAGAGCTGCTGGGAGAGGTGGAGCATGACGGCGATGAGGAGCGGCTGCCGATAGGCTGCGGTGCGGAACAGCTCGAGGATGGTCACTTTCTTCTCCATGGCCATCTTGGAactctcctccttcatctcctGCATGTCTTTACTCACATCCTCTGTGCCACGCAGACGCACCAGGGCTGGGGGGAGAAAACGGTGGAGTGAGCGGGACAGATATGTGACACTATGATGGAGAGTAAAGGACATACAAGTTGTAAAAGGAGGGAATGTATTTGTGAAATCATTAGGTAACTAGAAAGTCAACCAATGACAATATGTTCAAGAAAATATTGAAATATGTTAGGTGCGTAAGACATTTATAAAGGCCcggtgcagtcaaaaatgtgatttccctgtgttttatatatatttccacacattggtgcgactggcttccaggttaagcgagcagtgcggcttggcgggatcgtgtttcggaggacacctTTTCCTCTCCCgaatccgtacgggagttgcagcgatgggacaagactgtaattaCCAATTGGGTAGACAAATCGTTTTTTCTATTAAAtgactgcattggacctttaacacaTCAGTTGTACACATTGTCAAGCAGACTAGCGATCGTAGCACCAACATTAAAACCTGCCTGCGTTGTAGTTGTTTGTTCAGTATCTGTCCATGGTCGTGCCAGTTCTTACATAACGTTATCAATcttctttttttcccccttttttatttaaatgtttttgcccacaggactgccgcagGCCGGAtgttttgtttgtcgcaccattctcagtaaaccctagacactgttatGCATGAAAAGCTCACTACATAATTTCTCTGCAAATAGATACCATACCAGGTACATACAAGCTAAAATAGGAGTGTAAAATGAAGTTTTTCCATTTATCTTCCTGACAAATCAGAGTTCCTGATGAACCAGAGTAAAGGACTGCATTTGGAGCATACTAGAATGTGCAAAGCACCTCAAACCCCAACAATTTGATGGTTTCTACGGTTCGGAGCACCCACCTTTGCGGGCCTGCTCCTCCTTGTTCTGGTTGATGAGGAGGAAGCGGGGGCTCTCAGGACAGAAGGGCAGCAGGATACACTGCAGCACGGCCGGGATGACCGTCAGTGCCAGCAGCAGAGGCCACAGCTTGTCCGACCCCAGCAGAGACTCCAAGCCAAAGATCTACAACACAGAGAGGTTTAAGTAGGATTAACTTTACTACCAGTAATGTTTCATTCGCAGTTTACATGCAAACATGAATGGAATATGCTGTACATTGATGGGATTGGAAGCACTGATGGGATGGATATACACTATGGTAGATAGGATTCAACTATGGCAGTTCTATAAAGGGATTCAAATGGAGAAGGTTTCATGACAGCGTATGGGAGAAAATGAAGGGGAGGAATATTACTAATTGTATTCCTAGAGCAAGATGTAGTCGCTCGTTAAAAACTCATTTAATACTCATTAAATCATTTGAATAATGAGAAAATAATTAGAGAAAGATATTACTCCAATGTTAAGAGACAAGTAAATCAGAATGTCTGCCGGTTACGACTTAATCATAtaagcagtggtgtagtggagggtaaaagGAAGTAAACGCCGTTTAGgcacctttttttaaattttacacAAGCATTTTTTAACTACATCACTGCATAAAATAATACTTCCACACATTAAACAGAATATTCTTATATGGGGACTTTATTCCCAGTATCATAAGCAAAGACGTGGTATGGTAATGTGCGTGTTAAGACTATTCCTATGTTAAAGGACAGAAAATCAAGATGGCTGCCATCGAGGACCGACCTGAGCCACCAGGATGCCAATCACCACGCCCAGCTGGTGCAAGGTGCCGAAGGCGCCtcggagaggggtgggggacagCTCCCCCACATACATGGGCGTAAGGCCGGTAAAGAGGCCGCAGAAGAGGCCAATGACGAGGCGTCCGGCGATGACCATCTCATAGGAGGAGCAAATGGTGGAGAAACCCATGAGGAGGCCTCCGAACACAGCCAGGATGTTGACCAGGAACATGGACAATTTCCTTTATCCCAATACCCCGAGACACACACAGATTGGAGGCTTCAGAGACAAAGTGTTGCACAGAgtaagagatagacagagagaggttaagatgtagagggaggaggaaacaGAGCAACCGTTCTAACCACTCTCCACTGATTCCTTGGAGCCTCATTGGTTCCTGCAGCGTAGCAGAGGCAGAAACAGACCAAGGAAAGGCAGAGAACCAGAACTTAAGAGTGACCAAATTCACTCCTAGGATGAAAATCCCGATACTGTCAATTTTATTTtatacctttgtttaactaggcaagtcagttaagaacaaattcttattatcaatgacggcctaggaacagtgggttaactgccttgttcaggggcagaacgacagatttttaccatgtcagctcggagattcaatcttgcaacctttcggttacaagtccaacgctctgcTGCCccggctacctgctgccccgctCAAGAAACGTTATTCACAGCTGATTGTTCTGCCATAGACAATACGTGTGGGTAGCTAATAAAGGCTTGTGTGTTTTTTTCTCATCAGGGAAGATGATTGACAATGGGCTAGAAATGTTATTCTACGTATGCTGGCTCAAATAATATTGTTACAGTGTGTGAAGGTGCAGTGGTTTTAAATTTACATGTCAAATCTTTTGGTTTTTGCATTGAAAACTTCACTTCCTACCCTGTTCCAAAATGTGAACGTTAGAAAACTATCGATAGTTAGTGAAAAATGGCATCGGGTTGAAATAGGTGAATACTGGGGTCACCACTCACCTCCCAAATCTGTCTGCCATCACTCCGACGCTGAAGGAGCCCACCATGCCGCCCACACTAAAGATGGCCACCGACAAGCTCCACACAATGGTGCACGTTCCTGGTTTGATGGGCTCGGCATACCTCTCCATCCATGTGTTATTGAAGAAGGCCCGCAGTTTctgagcagaaagagagagagacagagagacagagagatagagaagaaataaaatgagcgggagggagagagagaaagatcagagATGAAGCATTACCAAGATACAACGTCTTGATTTAGAGCATGATGAAGCACTGTGAAAAACAAATCAGTAGTACAATATCGACAAGCATAATGGAAAGCTATTAAACAATGTCAAGCTTAACAAAACCAAATCCCACACATGCTTTCACTGTTATAAGAAAACACTAAATAAGCCTACAAACCTGTTCAGGTGCATTAATGACCCCTGTGTTGTAGCCAAACTGCAGCGAGCCAATGACTGCAGTGGCCAGGGAGAACAGGAGGTATCCTGTCACCTGCTTTTCCTGTTAGAGACAGAATGGGGAGAGTGTGTGTTATTAtggataaccccccccccccccccccccccccaagttttatcactggaatgtgatacaaaacgaggcaacggtgtgctttaggaccatgtggatgCCTCCGAGCGGTCAGGTAGGCTGTTTGAGGTGCTTATCCGACCAATTGTTTCATTTATTTTCATTACCTTTTTGGCCCAACCCACTTCTAAAACCAGAGTTGTGCCCCTGGGTTAATGGCAGTACATTCTGATTAAGAGCCCATATAGTGTAAAACTAGaacactgtcagagcagagacATTAGTACTGTTCTACATGCACTGTCTGTAAATTACATCATACAGAATTACAGGTTAAGATATTATAATGTCTCTGGCCAGGTGTCAAACCCAAGTCGTCTGCAGCCTGCATGACTTAATACAGCGTTAATACAGAGGTAAAGCCTACACTTCCTGAAGTCTCATAGGAGGTTGCGCATCATGTGAGCGTAGTTCACCAAACCACCTTTACTCTACTCTCAACCTCTACCACCACTGCATATTTACTTATTCATACAAATGTTTGCAGGATGAAATCTCTTGAGCTGCACCATCTTGTTTTCAAGTGTccccaacccccccaaaaaacaaaaaaaaataacaatacatAGTAGACAGAATAATATGGCAACTGCTGTCTAATAGCAATAACAATGAAATAGTAATACAAAACTAAAACGTACATTAACAGCATAACAAACAGCATACAACTACTAATAGGCTTAGAACTAATAAagactactgctacaactactaatacaactaacaCATTTCAGCCCCTATAATATATACTGCACATACATACagtcccagtcaaaagtttggacacaccttattcaagggttttctttattttttacaattttctacattgtaaaataatagtgaagacatcaaaactatgaaataacgcttatggaatcaggtagtaaccaaaagatTGTTAAACAAATACGGTAGAAGGAGGATGagtcatacagacagacagaggtagaaCCGCGCTCCCCCTCAACTGGTGTCTCCAGAGAAATGTTCAGATGGCAGCATAACACTTATATGGTGTTCCAAAAAGATCCCAAAGCGGTTAGGTCTATTATTGTGGTACCATAACAAGGATAATTAGGGTCAGGCTAGAAGGAAAGGCCTATGTTTAGCACCATCGAGCCACAAATAGTGAAGAGCCCAGATCGGGGTTATGAAATGTGCTTCGTTGTGATCTTATAGGTTGGATGGGACTGCGTGACTGTTGCCAATGCCAAGGATTTTACCCTCCTCCATCAATGGGGCTTTTGTCATTCCTGTGCAAAATGTGTACTTGGCAAAAGAAACTGGCACCAGTGTAGAGTTAATGCAACAATAATCAGTGTTGGCCAGCATTAACCTCTTCAACagtcccagtcaaaagtttggacacacctactcattccagggtttttctttatttttaatattttctacattgtagaataatagcgaagacatcaaaactatgtaataacacatcaTGTCGTAAtcaaaaaagtgataaacaaatcaaaacatattttatatttgagatccttcaaagtagccaccctttgccttgatgatagctttggacaatcttggcattctctcaaacagcttcatctggaatgcttttccaatccagtcttgaaggagttcccacatatgctgagcacttgttggctccttttccttcactctgcgatccaactcatcccaaaccatctcaattgggttgaggttgggtgattgtggaggacaggtcatctgatgcagcactccatcactctccttcttggtcaaatagattttacacagcctggaggtgtgttgggtcattgtcctcttgaaaaacaaatgattgtcccaataaacccaaaccagatgggatggcgtatcgctgcagaatgctgtggtagccatgctagttaagtgtgccttgaattcgaaataaatcactgacagtgtcagcagcaaagcacccccacaccatcacacctctacctccatgcttcatggtgcgaaccacacatgcagagatcacccACAAAGACACAGTGCAAATTTGaaacattgctcgtgtttcttggcccaagcaagtctcttcttattattggtgtcctttagtagtggtttctttgcagcaattagaccatgaaggcctgattctcgtagtctcctctgaacagttgatgttgagatgtgtcttttacttgaactctgtgaagcatttatttgggctgcaatttatgagactggtaactctaatgaacttcttccattcctgtggcagtcctcatgagagccagtttcatcatagcgcttgatggttttgcgactgGGCTGGCATTTtacgcattgactgaccttcatgtcttaaagtaacaatGGACTGTcgttctcttttcttatttgagctgttcttgccgtaatatggacttggtcttttgccaaatagggctatcttctgtataccaaccatacctcgtcacaacacaactgattggctcaaacgcattaagaaggaaagaaattccacaggcacacctgtgaattgaaatgcattccatgtgactacctcagctggttgagagaattccaagagtgtgcaaagctttcatcaaggcaaaggatggctactttgaagaatctcaaatataaatatattttgattttgtttaacacttttttggttactacatgattccatatgtttaatttcatagtttgatgtcttcactattattcaacaatgtataaaaaggtaaaaaataaagaaaaaccctggaatgagtaggtgtgtccaaacctttgaatggtactgtacatatttacacatttcttcacatggtgatgtttctattagttaaaaaccccaaacagtttgTTCTTAAATTCACTGTGTTATTTTAATGCCCTGATTTCTCTAGGTAAATGACTCCAGTCAGTCAGTTGGGTCTTTGTATCTGAAAGACCTTACTCTAACCCCATGATGTACCCTTGGAATTTGCAATTG
This genomic window from Oncorhynchus clarkii lewisi isolate Uvic-CL-2024 chromosome 32, UVic_Ocla_1.0, whole genome shotgun sequence contains:
- the LOC139392381 gene encoding solute carrier family 2, facilitated glucose transporter member 1-like, which codes for MVEEEEKQVTGYLLFSLATAVIGSLQFGYNTGVINAPEQKLRAFFNNTWMERYAEPIKPGTCTIVWSLSVAIFSVGGMVGSFSVGVMADRFGRKLSMFLVNILAVFGGLLMGFSTICSSYEMVIAGRLVIGLFCGLFTGLTPMYVGELSPTPLRGAFGTLHQLGVVIGILVAQIFGLESLLGSDKLWPLLLALTVIPAVLQCILLPFCPESPRFLLINQNKEEQARKALVRLRGTEDVSKDMQEMKEESSKMAMEKKVTILELFRTAAYRQPLLIAVMLHLSQQLSGINAVFYYSTGIFESAGVTQPIYATIGAGAVNTVFTVVSLFLVERVGRRTLHLVGLAGMAISALLMTIALLLKGYSSLSYLSIGAVFLFVAMFEMGPGPIPWFIVAELFSQGPRPAAIAVAGCCNWTANFLVGVSFPKLEELCGPYVFIIFMILLIFFFIFTFIKVPETKGKTFDEIAREFGGAPPPPTTSVEAPPTSSSVTLPASPIKEKVPLVGAAAAEDKSISTVQASL